A stretch of the Caminicella sporogenes DSM 14501 genome encodes the following:
- a CDS encoding MgtC/SapB family protein, which yields MERESINRPAGFRTHILVCLGSTIVMLNGIFLLNNYHHYTNLDPARLGAQVISGIGFLGAGTILKEGLSIKGLTTAASLWAVACIGLAIGSGFYLTAILSTFLVFIILLFFSKFEKYISRKHNELSLKIITLNKPGQIGKIGTKLGKMNISITNINMKNIDDTKIAIIVTVKVPRGTIASKILENLSELDDITSVECLND from the coding sequence ATGGAAAGGGAGAGTATTAATAGACCAGCTGGCTTTAGAACACACATTTTAGTCTGCCTTGGTTCTACTATAGTAATGCTTAATGGTATTTTTTTATTAAACAATTATCATCATTATACTAATCTTGACCCTGCAAGACTTGGAGCTCAAGTCATAAGCGGAATAGGTTTTTTAGGTGCTGGAACTATTCTCAAAGAAGGCTTAAGTATAAAAGGATTGACTACAGCGGCTAGTCTTTGGGCAGTTGCTTGTATAGGATTAGCTATTGGAAGTGGTTTTTACCTTACAGCAATTTTATCTACTTTTCTAGTTTTTATAATTCTTTTATTTTTCTCGAAATTTGAAAAATATATTAGTAGAAAACATAATGAATTATCGTTAAAAATTATTACTTTAAATAAACCCGGTCAAATTGGAAAAATAGGTACAAAACTTGGTAAAATGAATATCTCCATAACAAATATCAACATGAAAAATATTGATGACACTAAAATAGCAATCATTGTAACAGTTAAAGTCCCTAGAGGTACTATTGCTTCTAAAATTTTAGAAAATCTTTCCGAATTAGATGACATAACATCAGTAGAATGTTTAAACGATTAA
- a CDS encoding C40 family peptidase, with product MNIFDKFRILIFSIFFSCIILSLSAYGEELTSGIVIADNVNLRENCTTNANVVDSLSIGENIQIVDSKDEWYHIKTETGKSGWVYNDLVLSLHQNLDPIKKGIITANILNIRKEPNINSKILSKLKKDTEVTIVDIKNNWYKIVINKTTNGWANSKYIKIIPNYSLGQVVGNNVNLRTIPSTSGSIITKLNKGTTLKITGYKQNWYKVTISGNKEGWIYKNYIKVLLNNNSNNTAISRSSNRITSKIIAFAKSNLGKPYIYGSSGPSSFDCSGFTSYIFKHFNIKIPRTSKEQAKIGVKVSKANLQPGDLVFFDTSGRNNGIITHVGIYIGSGKFIHASSGKRAKKVVISDLNEGFYKKKFVTARRVY from the coding sequence ATGAACATATTTGATAAATTTAGAATACTAATTTTTTCAATTTTTTTCTCATGTATTATCCTATCCCTTTCTGCATATGGTGAAGAACTTACATCAGGAATAGTTATAGCTGACAATGTCAACTTGAGAGAAAATTGTACTACAAATGCAAACGTTGTCGACAGCTTATCAATTGGAGAAAATATTCAAATTGTTGACAGCAAAGACGAATGGTATCATATAAAAACTGAAACTGGCAAATCAGGCTGGGTATATAACGATTTAGTCCTGTCCTTACATCAAAATTTAGACCCAATAAAAAAAGGTATAATAACAGCAAACATTTTAAATATTAGAAAAGAACCTAATATCAATTCAAAAATTCTTTCCAAATTAAAAAAAGATACTGAAGTAACTATTGTAGATATTAAAAATAATTGGTATAAAATCGTCATCAATAAAACTACTAATGGCTGGGCAAATTCTAAATATATTAAAATTATACCAAACTATTCTTTAGGACAAGTTGTTGGAAATAATGTAAACTTAAGAACAATTCCTTCAACTAGCGGTTCTATTATTACAAAATTAAATAAAGGTACTACATTAAAAATTACTGGATATAAACAAAACTGGTATAAAGTAACAATATCTGGCAATAAAGAAGGTTGGATTTATAAAAATTACATCAAAGTTTTATTAAATAATAACAGTAATAATACTGCAATTTCTAGGTCTAGTAATAGAATAACTAGCAAAATAATTGCATTTGCAAAATCAAATCTCGGCAAACCTTACATATATGGTTCTAGCGGACCTTCAAGTTTCGATTGCTCAGGATTTACTTCATACATATTTAAACACTTTAATATTAAAATACCTAGAACTTCAAAAGAACAAGCCAAAATAGGAGTAAAAGTTTCTAAAGCTAATCTTCAACCCGGAGACCTTGTATTTTTCGATACTTCTGGTAGAAATAATGGCATAATTACACATGTGGGCATATATATAGGCAGTGGTAAATTCATACATGCTTCTTCAGGAAAAAGAGCAAAAAAAGTTGTAATTTCTGATTTAAATGAAGGTTTTTATAAGAAAAAATTTGTAACTGCAAGACGTGTTTATTAA
- a CDS encoding cell wall hydrolase — translation MAYSYRELLARLIKCEAGGEGENGMKAVASVVMNRVHVPNGEYHRVCQGDLRKVIFQKGQFDCATSVLGGRPNPQTIWASPPEEIHYQIADWALAGNKLYSTGNALWYFNPYKPSCPYTFPYNGTGRFQVKVGNHCFYNPTALYAKT, via the coding sequence ATGGCATATAGTTACAGAGAACTACTTGCAAGATTAATTAAATGCGAAGCAGGCGGTGAAGGTGAAAATGGCATGAAAGCAGTAGCTTCAGTAGTTATGAATAGAGTACATGTTCCAAATGGAGAATACCATAGAGTTTGTCAAGGAGATTTAAGAAAAGTTATATTCCAAAAAGGACAATTTGATTGTGCTACTTCAGTGCTAGGCGGCAGACCTAATCCTCAAACAATATGGGCAAGTCCTCCTGAAGAAATACATTATCAAATTGCCGATTGGGCATTAGCAGGTAATAAACTTTATTCAACTGGTAATGCACTATGGTATTTTAATCCATACAAACCATCTTGTCCATATACATTTCCTTATAATGGAACAGGCAGATTCCAAGTTAAAGTCGGTAATCACTGTTTCTATAATCCTACTGCACTCTATGCCAAAACTTAA
- a CDS encoding DUF3810 domain-containing protein, whose amino-acid sequence MILFLNRLSYLKLIFIFSITLFTTYISSIFPSLVEILYSNFIYKFIGQVLSIITSFIPFSLAEFLVISIFLYTLIYLINTITKIIKKSIKFQTAILLILKNFLAFTVIIYFFFIFLWGLNYYRLPFSQIVNLNTSPASIDELENLCKNLIQHGNQLRNYIKEDSVGIMTISGGYKSVFKRADLGYQNIGQTIKIFNGKYGKPKKILFSNFLSYAGISGIYFPFTSETNINILQPHSMLPSTVCHEMAHQRGFAREDEANYIAYLVCIKHPDIDFQYSGILLAIIHSMNALYMHDKKKYFELEKLYCDGMKRDLCAIRNFWISHEGPIEKISNKINDTYLKLNHQKEGVYSYGKMVDLLIAEYKLKNNLNFNQSKQHF is encoded by the coding sequence ATGATACTTTTTCTAAATAGATTAAGCTATTTAAAACTAATTTTTATTTTTTCTATCACATTATTTACAACTTATATTTCTTCAATATTTCCAAGTTTAGTAGAAATTTTATATTCTAATTTTATTTACAAATTTATTGGACAAGTACTAAGCATAATTACTAGCTTTATACCTTTTTCATTAGCTGAATTTTTAGTAATATCTATTTTTTTATATACTTTAATTTATCTAATTAACACAATAACTAAAATTATAAAAAAATCAATAAAATTTCAAACTGCCATATTACTTATTTTAAAAAACTTTCTTGCATTTACCGTAATAATTTACTTCTTTTTTATTTTCTTATGGGGACTAAATTATTACAGATTGCCATTTTCTCAAATAGTTAATTTAAATACATCTCCTGCTTCTATTGATGAACTTGAAAATCTATGTAAAAATTTAATTCAACATGGAAATCAACTTAGAAATTATATTAAAGAAGACTCTGTTGGAATAATGACTATTTCTGGTGGCTATAAAAGTGTTTTTAAAAGAGCTGACTTAGGATATCAAAACATAGGTCAAACTATAAAAATATTTAACGGAAAATATGGAAAACCGAAAAAGATATTGTTTTCAAATTTTTTATCTTATGCTGGTATATCTGGAATATATTTTCCATTTACTTCAGAAACTAATATAAATATTCTTCAGCCACATTCCATGCTGCCTAGTACAGTCTGTCATGAAATGGCACATCAACGAGGATTTGCAAGAGAAGATGAAGCAAATTACATTGCATATTTAGTATGCATTAAACATCCAGATATTGATTTCCAATATTCTGGTATTCTTTTAGCAATTATTCATTCTATGAATGCTCTTTATATGCATGATAAAAAAAAATATTTTGAATTAGAAAAATTATATTGTGATGGTATGAAGCGGGATTTATGTGCAATAAGAAATTTTTGGATTTCCCATGAAGGACCTATTGAAAAAATATCAAATAAAATAAACGATACTTACCTTAAATTAAATCATCAAAAAGAAGGTGTTTATAGCTACGGTAAAATGGTTGACCTATTAATTGCTGAATATAAACTAAAAAACAATTTAAATTTTAATCAATCAAAACAACATTTTTAA
- a CDS encoding M16 family metallopeptidase produces the protein MNTRVFDYKEHRLKNGINLVSIKRDTRLFCINIGINIGAINEKISEKGICHFIEHMLFKGTKKRDNNQINYDLEKCGGNYDAYTNYTSTVFSVTALAEELESSVEVLSDILINSTFPKNELEKERGVILSEIKSCIDDIEDYSFSKVHSLAFEKSPLKYDVIGSEKNIKMFTRKQLLKFYKENYIPSRCIIAVVSPYEHDKIKEIIERYFGDWNNKTVGKKKEVIITERNKSIEKISYKNNIEQNTLIYLYTFYGLTREEEIALDILNHKLGVSANSILFRALREERGLAYDIYSEMDATEFIKTLYIYTAVEESNVWEAKKIIEESIEKIKNRKIILEEKDINLMKKIIKTSIAAILEDSSGLCNYALNQKLMNKRIDGFIEDLKKLDYISVEDIYKVAQKVLIEPTVHILMNKKAD, from the coding sequence ATGAATACACGAGTATTTGATTATAAGGAACATAGACTTAAAAACGGTATAAATTTGGTGTCTATAAAAAGAGATACAAGACTATTTTGTATAAATATTGGTATAAATATAGGGGCTATTAATGAAAAAATTAGCGAAAAGGGAATTTGTCATTTTATAGAACATATGTTGTTTAAAGGTACAAAAAAAAGAGATAATAATCAGATTAATTATGATTTAGAAAAATGTGGCGGTAACTATGATGCTTATACAAATTATACAAGTACTGTTTTTTCTGTGACGGCTCTAGCTGAAGAATTAGAATCATCAGTAGAAGTTTTATCTGATATTTTAATAAATTCAACTTTTCCGAAGAATGAATTGGAAAAAGAAAGAGGAGTTATATTATCTGAAATCAAATCGTGTATTGATGATATAGAAGATTACAGTTTTAGTAAGGTTCATAGTTTAGCCTTTGAAAAAAGTCCTTTAAAATACGATGTTATTGGAAGTGAAAAAAATATAAAAATGTTTACTAGAAAGCAATTATTAAAGTTTTATAAAGAAAATTATATTCCAAGTAGGTGTATAATTGCTGTTGTATCTCCTTATGAACATGATAAAATTAAAGAAATTATAGAAAGATATTTTGGAGATTGGAATAATAAAACAGTAGGAAAAAAGAAAGAAGTTATCATTACAGAAAGAAACAAGTCTATAGAAAAAATTTCATACAAAAACAATATAGAGCAAAATACACTTATTTACTTATATACTTTTTATGGACTTACAAGGGAAGAAGAAATTGCACTTGATATTTTAAATCATAAATTAGGTGTAAGTGCAAATTCAATTTTATTTAGGGCTCTTAGAGAGGAGAGGGGATTAGCTTATGATATATACTCAGAAATGGATGCTACAGAATTTATTAAAACCTTATATATATACACTGCTGTAGAAGAAAGTAATGTTTGGGAAGCAAAAAAAATTATAGAAGAATCGATTGAAAAGATAAAAAACAGAAAAATCATTCTTGAAGAAAAAGATATAAATCTTATGAAAAAGATTATAAAAACTTCTATTGCTGCGATATTAGAAGATTCATCAGGACTTTGCAATTATGCATTAAATCAAAAATTAATGAATAAAAGGATTGATGGATTTATAGAAGACTTGAAAAAGCTAGATTATATTAGTGTAGAAGATATTTATAAAGTAGCTCAAAAAGTACTTATTGAACCTACAGTTCATATTTTAATGAATAAAAAAGCTGATTAA
- a CDS encoding Lrp/AsnC family transcriptional regulator gives MDSTDLKILEILQEDGRISMKDLGKMVGLTSPAVSERVKRLEESGVIIGYKAIVNPKKLNKNISAFIDVAIRAEKYKKFLEFVPTVDSIVECHHITGGDCMTLKVIIENMDELEKLIDDIKRFGDTKTSIILSSPIECKKIL, from the coding sequence ATGGATTCTACGGATTTAAAAATTCTTGAAATATTACAAGAAGATGGTAGAATTTCAATGAAAGATTTAGGAAAGATGGTTGGATTGACGTCACCAGCTGTGTCAGAGAGAGTTAAAAGGTTAGAAGAAAGTGGAGTAATCATAGGGTATAAAGCCATAGTTAATCCCAAAAAACTTAATAAAAATATAAGTGCATTTATAGATGTAGCAATAAGAGCAGAAAAGTATAAGAAATTTTTAGAATTTGTACCTACAGTAGATTCTATAGTAGAATGCCATCATATAACTGGTGGAGATTGTATGACATTAAAAGTAATTATAGAAAATATGGATGAATTAGAAAAATTAATTGATGATATAAAGAGATTTGGAGATACAAAGACATCTATCATTCTTTCTAGTCCTATTGAATGTAAAAAAATATTGTAA
- a CDS encoding oxaloacetate decarboxylase subunit alpha, producing MSQIGITETILRDAHQSLIATRLKIDEIVPILEKLDEVGYNALECWGGATFDSCLRFLNEDPWERLRVIRKHVKKTKLQMLLRGQNILGYKHYADDVVIEFVKKSIANGIDIIRIFDALNDVRNLKVAIETTKKEGGHAQAAISYTISPVHTINTYVKLAKDMENMGADSICIKDMSGLLTPYTAYDLISAIKKEVDIPIELHSHATSGLASMTYLKAIEAGVDIIDTAISPFALGTSQPPTEPMVATLKETKYDTGLDMDKLNEIAEYFRPIREKYMKEGILNPKVLGVDINTLIYQVPGGMLSNLVSQLTMQNALDKFEEVLKEIPRVREDLGYPPLVTPTSQMVGTQAVFNVITGERYKMVPKEIKAYVKGMYGRPTVPIKEEIIKKIIGNEEVITCRPADLIKPQLKNIRNEIKEYIEQEEDVLTYALFPQVALKFFEQRQAKKYKIEGTLVNLELKTHPA from the coding sequence ATGTCTCAAATAGGAATTACTGAAACTATTTTAAGAGATGCACACCAATCTTTAATTGCTACAAGACTTAAAATTGATGAAATAGTACCTATTTTAGAAAAACTTGATGAAGTAGGATATAATGCATTAGAATGCTGGGGTGGAGCTACATTTGATTCTTGTCTGAGATTTTTAAATGAAGACCCTTGGGAAAGACTTAGAGTAATAAGAAAACATGTTAAAAAAACTAAACTTCAAATGCTATTAAGAGGACAAAATATACTAGGCTACAAACATTATGCTGATGATGTAGTGATAGAATTTGTAAAAAAATCTATAGCTAATGGTATAGATATAATTAGAATTTTTGATGCTCTCAATGATGTAAGAAATTTAAAAGTCGCTATTGAAACTACTAAAAAAGAAGGTGGTCATGCTCAAGCAGCAATTTCATATACAATAAGTCCAGTTCATACAATAAATACGTATGTAAAATTGGCTAAAGATATGGAAAATATGGGAGCAGACAGTATATGTATAAAAGATATGTCAGGGCTTTTAACTCCTTATACTGCATATGACCTTATAAGTGCAATTAAAAAAGAAGTAGATATACCTATTGAATTACATTCTCATGCCACTAGTGGTCTTGCAAGTATGACTTATCTTAAAGCGATAGAAGCTGGTGTAGATATAATAGATACTGCTATCTCCCCATTTGCTCTAGGAACATCTCAACCACCTACAGAACCTATGGTAGCTACATTAAAAGAAACTAAGTATGATACAGGACTTGATATGGATAAATTAAATGAAATAGCAGAGTATTTCAGACCTATAAGAGAAAAATATATGAAAGAAGGTATACTAAATCCTAAAGTATTGGGCGTAGATATAAATACATTAATATATCAAGTTCCGGGCGGAATGTTATCTAATTTAGTAAGTCAGCTTACTATGCAAAATGCTCTTGATAAATTTGAAGAAGTATTAAAAGAAATACCTAGAGTAAGAGAAGATTTAGGATATCCACCATTAGTTACACCTACAAGTCAAATGGTAGGAACTCAAGCAGTATTTAATGTAATTACTGGTGAAAGATATAAAATGGTACCTAAAGAAATAAAAGCTTATGTTAAGGGTATGTATGGAAGACCAACCGTACCTATAAAAGAAGAAATTATTAAAAAGATAATTGGCAATGAAGAAGTTATCACTTGTAGGCCTGCAGATTTAATAAAACCACAGCTTAAAAATATTAGGAATGAAATAAAAGAATATATAGAACAAGAAGAAGATGTACTAACTTATGCATTGTTTCCACAAGTAGCTTTAAAATTCTTTGAACAACGTCAAGCCAAAAAATATAAAATAGAAGGTACTTTAGTAAATTTAGAACTTAAAACTCATCCTGCATAA
- a CDS encoding aspartate/glutamate racemase family protein has translation MKTIGILGGMGPLATADLLKKIITLTDANGDNEHIPVIVDNNTQIPDRTEYIINSGKDPTDYLIRSALRLEMMGADVIVMPCNTAHYFYDEIVKYIKIPFINMIEETAKETKKLYPKVKKVALLATEGTNKSKIYDKVFSRYDLEIIKPDDCEQKYVTELIYSIKAGKYNIELKNFKNVLYKFKNNNIDVFILGCTELPVAFEMFRIDEICIDPTKILACSAIKYVGKKVKEKI, from the coding sequence ATGAAGACAATAGGAATATTAGGAGGGATGGGACCCTTAGCAACTGCTGATTTATTAAAAAAAATAATCACTTTGACAGATGCAAATGGAGATAACGAACATATTCCAGTAATTGTCGATAATAATACGCAGATACCAGATAGAACGGAATATATTATAAATAGTGGGAAAGACCCTACTGATTATTTAATTAGGTCAGCTCTTCGTTTAGAGATGATGGGAGCAGATGTAATAGTTATGCCATGTAATACAGCACATTACTTTTATGATGAGATTGTTAAATATATAAAAATACCGTTTATAAATATGATAGAAGAAACTGCAAAGGAAACAAAAAAATTATATCCTAAAGTTAAGAAAGTTGCATTATTGGCAACAGAGGGGACAAATAAGTCTAAAATATATGATAAAGTTTTTTCTAGATATGATTTAGAAATAATCAAGCCTGATGATTGCGAACAAAAATATGTTACAGAATTGATTTATAGTATAAAAGCGGGAAAATATAATATAGAACTTAAAAACTTTAAAAATGTTTTATACAAATTTAAAAATAATAATATCGATGTATTTATACTTGGATGCACAGAACTTCCTGTTGCTTTTGAAATGTTTAGAATAGATGAAATATGTATAGATCCAACAAAAATATTGGCATGTAGTGCAATAAAATATGTGGGGAAAAAAGTAAAAGAAAAAATTTAA
- a CDS encoding YjjW family glycine radical enzyme activase codes for MVKGIVNKIIPFSSVDGPGNRTAIFLQGCNFNCLYCHNPETINICSNCGICVQACPYGALEKADGKVIWDYKSCQNCDICIRACPNDSSPKIREMSVEDVLKEINKVKEFISGITVSGGECTLQYDFVTALFNQARKLGLSTFLDTNGFISLKDKYELINSMDMAMVDIKSYNAKEHIMLTGKDNKTVLDNVKYLGEIGKLYEVRTVIVPEILDNYFNVDNISKFIASINPYIRYKIIKYRPVGVRMDLIKSYVPSDDIMNELSDIAYKNGCKNVIVV; via the coding sequence ATGGTTAAGGGAATCGTCAATAAAATAATACCATTTAGCAGTGTTGATGGACCGGGGAATAGAACAGCTATTTTTCTACAAGGTTGTAACTTTAACTGTCTTTATTGTCATAATCCTGAAACTATAAATATTTGCAGTAATTGTGGAATATGCGTTCAAGCATGTCCATATGGAGCTTTAGAAAAAGCAGATGGTAAAGTTATATGGGATTATAAATCTTGTCAAAATTGTGATATTTGTATAAGAGCATGTCCTAACGATAGCTCTCCTAAAATTAGAGAAATGAGTGTTGAAGATGTACTAAAAGAAATAAACAAAGTAAAAGAATTTATTTCGGGAATAACTGTTTCTGGTGGAGAATGTACATTGCAATATGATTTTGTAACAGCTCTATTCAATCAAGCAAGAAAACTTGGATTAAGTACATTCTTAGATACAAATGGGTTTATATCTTTAAAAGATAAATATGAGCTTATTAATTCAATGGATATGGCAATGGTAGATATTAAATCTTATAATGCTAAAGAACATATTATGTTGACTGGTAAAGATAATAAGACAGTTTTAGACAATGTAAAATATTTAGGAGAAATTGGAAAATTATACGAAGTGAGAACAGTTATAGTACCTGAAATTTTAGATAATTATTTTAATGTAGATAATATTAGTAAATTTATAGCTTCAATTAATCCGTATATAAGATATAAAATAATAAAGTACAGACCTGTTGGTGTGAGAATGGATTTGATTAAAAGTTATGTTCCATCAGATGATATTATGAATGAATTATCGGATATTGCTTATAAAAATGGATGTAAGAATGTAATAGTTGTATAA
- a CDS encoding YjjI family glycine radical enzyme, with product MDKVLNIIKDRTLTYEQKVLSLAREAENSLNVLNISKEVQQYRSEGIICDLFEGNAPYRPRYIIPDYDKFMREGSSFLGLKPPKNIYEAVNNLLILYKHVPSITSFPVYIGNIDYLLESFINDEEEAYQAIKLFLIHIDRTITDSFCHANIGPNETKAGRLILKAEREIEASIPNITLKYSSNTPDDFALDAINTALVTAKPSFANHEMFKKEFGENYGIASCYNGLPIGGGSYTLVRLNLAGLAKKAKNEDDFLNNLLPDAVKKMAEYMDERIKFLVEESGFFESSFLVREGLIHKEKFTAMFGMFGLAECVNHFINSENQKDRFGHGKKANDLGYTIISKLEEEVNKHHNPHCKFSNGKYLLHAQVGIDTDYGISPGCRIPIGEEPEIHEHIIQAARFHKFFPSGIGDIFTFDKTVKNNPEYILDIIKGAFKHNMRYFSFYSSDSDVIRITGYLVKKSEMEKLDAGKQVLRDTVALGLGSVKNSRILERKVRRNG from the coding sequence ATGGATAAAGTTTTGAATATAATTAAAGATAGGACATTAACATATGAACAAAAAGTTCTCAGTCTTGCTAGAGAAGCAGAGAATAGTCTAAATGTATTAAATATTAGCAAAGAAGTACAGCAGTATAGAAGTGAAGGGATAATTTGTGATTTATTTGAAGGTAATGCTCCTTATAGACCTAGATATATAATTCCAGATTATGATAAGTTCATGAGAGAAGGCAGCAGTTTTTTAGGATTAAAACCTCCTAAAAACATCTATGAAGCTGTAAATAATCTTTTAATATTATATAAGCATGTTCCATCTATAACTTCTTTTCCAGTATACATAGGAAATATAGATTATTTACTTGAGTCATTTATAAATGATGAAGAAGAAGCTTATCAAGCTATAAAATTATTTTTAATTCATATAGATAGAACAATAACTGATTCTTTTTGTCATGCAAATATTGGTCCAAATGAAACAAAGGCAGGAAGATTGATTTTAAAAGCAGAAAGGGAAATAGAGGCTTCAATTCCAAATATAACACTTAAATACAGCAGTAATACACCTGATGATTTTGCTTTAGACGCTATAAATACAGCTTTAGTAACTGCAAAGCCAAGTTTTGCTAATCATGAAATGTTTAAAAAAGAGTTTGGAGAAAATTATGGAATAGCTAGCTGTTATAATGGGCTTCCAATTGGTGGTGGAAGCTATACTCTTGTAAGACTTAATCTTGCTGGATTAGCCAAGAAAGCAAAAAATGAAGATGATTTTTTAAATAATTTACTGCCTGATGCAGTAAAGAAAATGGCAGAGTATATGGATGAGAGAATTAAATTTTTAGTAGAGGAAAGCGGATTTTTTGAAAGCAGTTTTTTAGTTAGAGAAGGTCTAATTCATAAAGAGAAATTTACTGCTATGTTTGGAATGTTTGGTTTAGCTGAATGTGTTAATCATTTTATAAATTCTGAAAATCAAAAAGATAGATTTGGTCATGGTAAAAAAGCAAATGATTTAGGATATACTATTATTTCAAAACTTGAAGAAGAAGTAAATAAACATCATAATCCACATTGTAAGTTTTCTAATGGTAAATATTTACTACATGCTCAAGTTGGGATAGATACAGATTACGGAATCAGTCCCGGTTGTAGAATACCTATTGGAGAAGAACCTGAAATTCATGAACACATAATTCAAGCTGCAAGATTTCATAAATTCTTCCCGTCTGGAATTGGCGATATTTTTACATTTGATAAAACTGTTAAAAATAATCCTGAGTATATTTTAGATATAATAAAAGGTGCATTTAAACATAATATGAGATATTTTTCATTTTATTCTTCAGATAGCGATGTTATAAGAATTACAGGATATTTAGTGAAAAAATCAGAAATGGAGAAATTAGATGCTGGAAAACAAGTACTTAGGGATACAGTTGCACTTGGACTTGGGTCTGTTAAAAATTCAAGGATATTAGAGAGAAAGGTAAGAAGAAATGGTTAA
- a CDS encoding dihydrofolate reductase has protein sequence MNISIIAAMDKNGLIGKNGVLPWYLPKDLEYFKKVTTGHIVIMGRKTYESLGKPLQKRRNIVLTNNKSFKADGVEIVYSIEEALSKIYKKDEEVFIIGGKKVYEQFISVSNKLYITKIEYEFKGDTYFPYIDYNDWELVSIKRGILDELNPYKYYHYIYKRRKWSDNNG, from the coding sequence ATGAACATTTCAATCATAGCAGCTATGGATAAAAATGGTTTGATTGGAAAAAATGGAGTTTTACCGTGGTATTTGCCTAAAGACCTTGAATATTTTAAAAAAGTTACTACTGGTCATATAGTTATAATGGGAAGAAAAACTTATGAATCTTTAGGAAAACCTTTACAAAAGAGAAGAAACATCGTTTTGACAAATAATAAAAGTTTTAAGGCTGATGGTGTGGAAATTGTCTATTCTATTGAAGAAGCGTTGTCTAAAATATATAAAAAAGATGAAGAAGTTTTTATAATAGGTGGAAAAAAAGTGTATGAGCAGTTTATTTCCGTATCAAATAAGTTATATATAACTAAAATAGAGTATGAATTTAAAGGAGATACATATTTTCCATATATAGATTATAACGATTGGGAATTAGTATCTATTAAAAGAGGTATTTTAGATGAATTAAATCCTTATAAATATTACCATTATATTTATAAAAGAAGAAAGTGGAGTGATAATAATGGATAA